The Sporomusaceae bacterium genome window below encodes:
- a CDS encoding twin-arginine translocase TatA/TatE family subunit has translation MFNLGMSELILILVIALVVFGPGKLPEIGRAIGKGIGEFKTAMSGQEKEPQQIAASSERKP, from the coding sequence ATGTTTAACCTCGGCATGTCGGAGCTAATCCTGATACTGGTTATCGCGCTGGTCGTGTTCGGACCGGGTAAACTGCCCGAGATCGGCAGGGCGATAGGCAAGGGTATAGGCGAATTTAAAACCGCAATGTCCGGTCAGGAAAAAGAACCTCAGCAGATCGCCGCCAGCAGTGAAAGAAAGCCGTGA